The following is a genomic window from Ignavibacteria bacterium.
TCGAAAATCATTTTTAAAATGTTCAACCTGCTTATCCCATTGGCGGCTGCATAAAGGAAAAGCATGAATGAATATAATTACAGGATTATCTCCTCCTGTGTCATAAACTGCAATGCCGTTTATTTCTGATTTTTTCATAACATTGTCATTCCCGCGCAGACGGAAATCTAAGCTAAAATGATTCTACATATAAATATGCAGAGTGACAAAAATACTATTTTATTGCGTCATCTAAAAATTTTATAAAATCTCTCATCAACTTAAGGTGGTGAACTATTAATTCAACAATTGACGCATCATAAATAACATCTACTTCATACTGCTTCTCAATATAAAACTGTGTCATTTTCAGAATTTCCTGCAAACGTTTATCAGTAATATTTTCATATCCTCGTGGAGTTTTAACAGCTTTTATTCCAAGCACCTCTCCATATTCTTTTTTTATCTCTTTATTATCTATAACCTTTAAATACTGTTTATAGTTTTTAAAGATATAACTTCTGATTTTCTTTAAATTATTAAGGTCAGTGCTGTATTGTCCTCCTGCGACGAGAAATTCATCGGGTGTAAAATGAAAATAAAACTGAGGAATTTCGGACGATTTCACCTTATTGAATGCAAATGCTGCCGATGCATAATTTTTATATGGGGTCTTATCTTTGGTAAAGCGTATGTCGCGATTGATTCTAAATATCGACTTATAATTAACTACAATATCTTTATCTATTTTTTTAATTTCCACTGCAAGAGCATCTATGAGGTCTTTCATCGGCTGTTTTATATAGACCTCGTATTCTTCACGATGCTTATCAAACCATTTTTTATTGTTATTCCGTTTATTCGATAGCGCTTTAAAGAATTTTATTGCTTCAGGTGAAAATCCAAGAAAGGGCGGTTTTATTAACTCGTCAAGCATGTGTATATTTTTTTAGACAAAATCGGGAACTATTTAAAAATAGCAATACTATAAAACTAAAATAAGTAATTTATTTCATTATAGAAAAAATTTTACTAACTTAAAACTCCCCATTATGGAAACGGATAAGCTATGTAAACTTGCACAGGGAATACTGTTTCTTTTTCTGACCTCAATTCTTTTAATAACACCTCATTTAACGCAGGCGCAAACTACAGACATAAATTTTAATCTTTCCGCCAATCATTATTATAACCCCGGTGATAAAGTATCAATAAACATCTCTTCTTATGATTACTCAAATAAATCAGCAAGAAGATACACATTTAAAGTTCAGGTTCTGAAAATAAAAAATCTTGATGAGTTTTATTCAAAACAATTATCTCGCGGAAGTCTTGATGTTCTCGGAGCTGATAGCACTAATCTTTTATATCTTACCGAAGAAGTCCGGTCATTCGATAAAACTATCAGACAAAAAAATGAATACGGGTATGCATATATGAATGATGTGATTGATATAAGCGGTCTTGAAAAAGGAGCATACATAGCACGGATTACAAACAAAAATAAAGTCG
Proteins encoded in this region:
- a CDS encoding DUF2461 domain-containing protein, translated to MLDELIKPPFLGFSPEAIKFFKALSNKRNNNKKWFDKHREEYEVYIKQPMKDLIDALAVEIKKIDKDIVVNYKSIFRINRDIRFTKDKTPYKNYASAAFAFNKVKSSEIPQFYFHFTPDEFLVAGGQYSTDLNNLKKIRSYIFKNYKQYLKVIDNKEIKKEYGEVLGIKAVKTPRGYENITDKRLQEILKMTQFYIEKQYEVDVIYDASIVELIVHHLKLMRDFIKFLDDAIK